One window of the Arthrobacter sp. zg-Y919 genome contains the following:
- a CDS encoding glycosyltransferase family 1 protein, protein MRLAVDARFTRIDHHDGISRYGASLIEAVSAHADVVMLISDERQLALLPDLPWVKINSPLSPAELFVAFRLNRLGADAVFCPMQTMCSWGRKYPLILTLHDLIYYQNPTPPSFLPLPVRGLWRLYHLAYWPQRLLLDRADVVATISDTTRALMSRHRLTKRPVRIVANAPQAGAVPRDPDAGAEPSLLYMGSFMPYKNVETIIRGMEHLPGFTLHLLSRITDARRSELEALVPPGARVQFHNGVTDEEYDQLLRRTTALVTLSKAEGYGLPVIEAMAVGTPVVASDIPIFREVSGGAALLVDPDDPAGFAAAVEQLGEPGRWRKASDAGVDRAADYSWGASAGQLMEAAGEAVRLFPGRRRRR, encoded by the coding sequence CTGCGCCTGGCCGTAGACGCCCGGTTTACCCGCATCGACCACCACGACGGCATCAGCCGGTACGGGGCCAGCCTGATCGAAGCCGTGAGCGCGCATGCCGACGTCGTGATGCTGATTTCGGACGAACGCCAGCTGGCCCTGCTCCCCGACCTGCCGTGGGTAAAAATCAACAGCCCGCTCTCTCCCGCGGAGCTGTTCGTCGCCTTCCGGCTGAACCGGCTGGGCGCGGATGCCGTCTTCTGCCCCATGCAGACCATGTGCAGCTGGGGCCGGAAGTATCCGTTGATCCTGACCCTGCATGACCTGATCTACTACCAGAACCCGACACCGCCGTCGTTCCTGCCCCTTCCGGTGCGGGGGCTGTGGCGGCTCTACCATCTGGCCTACTGGCCGCAGCGGCTGCTGCTGGACAGGGCCGACGTCGTCGCCACCATCAGCGACACGACGCGGGCGCTGATGTCCCGCCACCGGCTGACGAAACGCCCGGTCCGCATCGTGGCCAACGCACCCCAGGCGGGTGCCGTGCCGCGGGACCCGGACGCGGGGGCGGAACCTTCGCTGCTGTATATGGGCTCGTTCATGCCGTACAAAAACGTGGAGACGATCATCCGCGGCATGGAACATCTGCCGGGCTTCACCCTGCACCTGCTCAGCCGGATTACCGATGCGCGGCGAAGCGAACTGGAAGCGCTGGTTCCCCCCGGCGCGCGCGTGCAGTTCCACAACGGGGTCACCGATGAGGAGTACGACCAGCTCCTGCGCCGCACCACGGCGCTGGTGACCCTCTCGAAGGCCGAGGGCTACGGGCTTCCGGTGATTGAGGCCATGGCCGTGGGCACACCGGTGGTTGCCAGCGACATTCCGATCTTCCGCGAGGTTTCCGGCGGTGCGGCGCTGCTGGTGGATCCGGATGATCCGGCGGGCTTTGCAGCTGCCGTGGAGCAGCTTGGGGAGCCGGGGCGGTGGAGGAAGGCGTCCGACGCCGGAGTGGACCGGGCGGCGGACTACAGCTGGGGTGCCTCCGCAGGCCAGCTCATGGAAGCGGCCGGGGAGGCTGTCCGCCTGTTCCCCGGCCGCCGCCGTCGTCGTTGA
- a CDS encoding alpha/beta hydrolase, translating into MSGTAARRTPTPSGAPAPFTRTPAVRSFTVDGTQQVCRDFPPVNDGGAGLPPIFMVHGFRGDHHGLLRIVEALPRHRVLVPDLPGFGAGAALPRPHDVPAYTAFVRDALAALDLGPDTVLLGHSFGSIIAAHLAAESPELISELILVNPICEPALEGPKGITSKAAELYYRLAAALPEKPGMGLLRSPVIVRGMSMLMAKTRDPGLRRWIHAQHDAYFSAFASRRVVLDAFRASISDTVRDVAARLPMPVLLIAAELDDIGSVKGQRRLAELVPDSELHVLPGVGHLVHYEKPAEAAEKIEDFLSRRHT; encoded by the coding sequence ATGTCCGGCACCGCCGCCCGCCGCACCCCAACGCCGTCGGGCGCCCCCGCCCCCTTCACCCGGACACCCGCCGTGCGCTCCTTTACGGTGGACGGCACGCAGCAGGTCTGCCGGGACTTCCCACCAGTGAACGACGGCGGCGCCGGCCTTCCGCCGATCTTTATGGTCCACGGCTTCCGCGGCGACCACCACGGGCTGCTGCGGATTGTCGAAGCGCTCCCCCGCCACCGTGTCCTGGTGCCGGACCTTCCCGGTTTCGGCGCCGGTGCGGCCCTTCCCCGCCCGCACGACGTCCCCGCGTACACCGCTTTTGTCCGGGACGCGCTGGCCGCCCTGGACCTGGGTCCGGACACCGTCCTGCTCGGCCACTCCTTCGGCTCGATCATCGCCGCGCACCTTGCGGCGGAGTCGCCGGAACTCATCAGTGAGCTGATCCTCGTTAACCCCATCTGCGAGCCTGCGCTGGAGGGTCCCAAGGGGATCACCAGCAAGGCTGCGGAACTCTACTACCGGCTGGCTGCGGCCCTGCCGGAAAAACCCGGTATGGGGCTGCTGCGCAGCCCGGTCATTGTCCGCGGCATGAGCATGCTGATGGCGAAGACCCGGGATCCGGGCCTGCGGCGCTGGATCCACGCCCAGCACGATGCGTATTTCAGTGCCTTCGCCAGCCGGCGGGTGGTTTTGGATGCCTTCCGTGCGTCCATCAGCGACACCGTGCGCGACGTCGCCGCCCGGCTGCCCATGCCGGTGCTGCTGATTGCCGCCGAGCTGGACGACATCGGCTCGGTGAAGGGACAGCGGCGGCTCGCGGAGCTGGTCCCGGATTCGGAGCTGCACGTCCTGCCCGGCGTCGGACATCTGGTGCACTACGAAAAGCCGGCTGAGGCAGCCGAAAAGATCGAGGATTTCCTGTCCCGGAGGCATACATGA
- a CDS encoding aldo/keto reductase: protein MQPAARIPLNNGVLMDEVGFGTYKIPPDAAAGLCLDALGAGYRHIDTAALYGNEAGVGEALDSFISGGGAGRSDLFVTSKVWNTDQGYDSTLRAFDASLARLGLDYLDLYLIHWPCPERGLFIDTYRALEALYAEGRVRAIGVSNFQPAHLEQLLDATGIVPAVNQIELHPWLAQEELRQLHQQLGIRTAAWSPLGRGAVLADPVVVRIAAELGRTPAQVILRWHLDLGNIVIPKASTPERIAGNLDLYSFGLTDGHRTALNALDRGQRSGSHPDEVN from the coding sequence GCCTGCAGCGCGAATCCCGCTCAATAACGGCGTCCTGATGGACGAGGTTGGTTTCGGTACATACAAAATCCCGCCCGACGCCGCAGCAGGGCTGTGCCTGGACGCCCTCGGGGCGGGGTACCGCCACATCGACACTGCAGCCCTGTACGGCAACGAAGCCGGGGTCGGCGAGGCCTTGGACTCCTTCATAAGCGGAGGCGGTGCCGGGCGCAGTGACCTCTTCGTCACGTCCAAGGTCTGGAACACGGACCAGGGCTACGACTCGACCCTGCGGGCCTTCGACGCGTCCCTCGCCCGGCTGGGGCTGGACTACTTGGATCTCTACCTGATCCACTGGCCCTGCCCGGAGCGCGGCCTGTTCATCGATACCTACCGTGCGCTTGAGGCGCTCTACGCCGAGGGCCGGGTCCGGGCCATCGGCGTCTCGAACTTCCAGCCCGCCCACCTGGAACAGCTGTTGGACGCGACCGGAATTGTCCCCGCGGTAAACCAGATTGAGCTGCACCCCTGGCTCGCCCAGGAGGAACTGCGCCAGCTGCATCAGCAGCTCGGTATCCGCACGGCCGCGTGGAGTCCGCTGGGCCGCGGGGCGGTTCTGGCGGATCCCGTCGTCGTGCGGATTGCCGCAGAACTGGGCCGCACCCCGGCGCAGGTGATCCTCCGCTGGCACCTGGACCTGGGCAACATCGTGATTCCCAAGGCGAGCACCCCGGAGCGGATCGCCGGAAACCTGGACCTGTACTCCTTCGGGTTGACCGACGGGCACCGGACAGCATTGAACGCACTGGACCGCGGCCAGCGGTCCGGATCCCATCCGGACGAGGTGAACTGA